GTGGGGTTGCGGTGGCTGAAGTGCCGGCGGCGCAGGCAGAACCGATCCCAGGGCGATAGCTGCACGGGCAGCACGGCCACCAGCAGGCGGATCAACCAGCCCGGCAGCGGCAGGCGCAGGTAGATGCGCTTGCCCAGGTAGCGGCAGAAAGTGGCGATCGCTTCGTTGGCGGTCACGGCCGGGGCGCCCAACACCAGCTCCCGCGGTCCGGGGGCAGCGGGGGGCTGCGCCAGCAGCTGGCACACGATCTGGGCGATGTCGCGCGCGTGGATGAAGTGGAAGCTGCCCTCAACCCGCAACCACCGCGCCAGCGCGACCCAGGGGGCTGCGTCGGCAACGCCGGTGGTGAGGTAGGAGCGCGGCTTGCGGGCGTCGCCGCCAAAGACCAGCGTCGGGAACAGTACCGTGATGTGATCGGCCCAAGGCGACTCGCTCAAGCGCTGGTGGCAGGCGTATTTGGAGCGGATGTACTCGGTCCCCCAACGGGCGGCCGCCGGCAGCAAGCGGTGGTGGTAGTCCAAAAGGCTGGCCGTGGAGAAATAAAACACTTGCTGGCACACGGCGGGATCCAGTAGGGCCAGCAGTCGCAGGGTTTGCGTGACGTTGATCTCGAAGGCGGCCTCGCCACCCCACGCGGTCGCAGCCAGGATAGCAACCTCCACGGTTGCCAGCGTTGGGCCCCAGCGCTCGATCTCGCGCAGGTCGCCCTGCAGCACGCGAATGCCCGGCCGCGCCTGGCAATCCAGCTGCAGCTTGGCCGGATCGCGCACCAGCAGCAGCAGCTCGCAGTTGGTCTGTGCGATCAGGGCCTCGGCGAGGTAGTGGCCGATGCAGCCACTGGCGCCGGTCAGCAGGATGCGGGACGGGGCCATAGTGATCGCGCGCTGCCGGGCTCAGGCGCGCAGGGCCGAGCGGTGGGCCTGCTTGGCCGTCTCGAACAGGCAGGCCACGTTCTCCTCGGGCGTTCCGGGCAGGACGCCGTGCCCCAGGTTGAAGATGTGGCCCTGCGTGCCTGCCTTGCGGATGGTCTCGAGCGCGCGATCGCGCACGGTTGCCTGCGAGCCAAACAGGACGCCGGGATCGAGGTTGCCTTGGACTGGCACCTCCCCCAAGCGGGCCCGCGCCTCGGCCATGTCCACGTGCCAATCGAGGCTGACAACATCCACCCCCGAGCGCGGCAGCCGATCCAGGACACCAGCACTGCCGCTGACGTAGAGGATCAGCGGCGTCTGGGGATGCGTGGCCTTAACCTGGCGCACGACGCGCTGCTGGTAGGGCAGGGCAAACGCTTCGTAGTCTGCCGGGCTGAGCGTCCCCGCCCAGGAGTCGAATAGCTGGACGAGCTGGGCGCCCGACTCGATTTGGTAGCGCACGTAAACCGCGATCGCATCGGCCAGTTGGGCCAAAAACGCATGCAGCAGCTCGGGTTGCGAGAAGGCCATCCCCTTGATGTGGGTGTAGTGTTTGGAGGTTTGGCCCTCAATGGCATAGGCCGCCAGCGTCCAAGGGGCACCCACAAAGCCCAGCACGGCGGCCCGGTTGCCCACCTCCTGGCGCAACGCCTGCAGGATTTGGCGGATGAAGGGCAGCGAGGTCTCGGGATCGAGCGCGTGCAGGCGCTGGATTTGCTCGCGGGTGCGAATGGGGGGATCCACTACCGGTCCTTGCCCTTCGGCGATGGTGAAGGGGATGCCGATCCCCGGCAGCGGCGTCAGAATATCGGAGAACAAAATCACCCCATCTGGGGCGAACACGCGCCAGGGTTGCAGCGAGATCTCGGTGGCGATGGCAGGGTCTTCGGAGCGCTGGCGGAAGTCGGGATAGCGATCGCGCAGCTCCCGATAGGCGCGCATGTAGCGGCCGGCTTGCCGCATGAGCCAAACCGGCGGCCGCTCCAGCGGTTCGGCGCGCGCAGCGCGCAACAACAGCGGCTCCCCATCCGGCTCGGCCATCGCTATCGCCTCGCACCTGCGGCATTGCTGGGCCTCGGCCACCCTACCACGGTTCCCAGTGCAGCACGCCCGCCTCGCCATCAAGGCAGACGGTCGGGCCTACAGGGAGGGTGGCATTGGGACCGTGGTGCCCAAAGGGCAAATCGGCAACCACAGGCACGCCCAGATCGCCTAGGCGATCGCGCAGTACGGCTCGGGCATCGCCGCTGGGCCGGTCGGGGGGCGGCTCGCAGCGACTGAACCGGCCCAAGGCAATGCCGCTAACGGCTTGCAAGGCGCCGCTGAGCCGCCACTGGGTCAGCAGGCGATCAAGGCGGTAAGGGGCCTCGCCCACATCCTCCCAGGCCAGAATGGCCCCTTGCAGCGCTGGCAGCAGCGGCGTTCCCAGCAGGTGCGTTGCCACGCTCAAATTGGCGGGCAGCAGCGGGCCGCGCGCGCGGCCGCCGCCCCAACCATCTCCCTGCAGCGATTGGGGCGTGCGACCGGCGGCACAGTCGAACAGCCGTTGGATCGACCAAGCCGGTTCGCTCGCCAGGGTAGTAATTAGTGGTCCGTGGAGGCTTACCACCCCCAGCCGCGCCCACTGCCACAGCAAGCTCGTGGCATCGGAGAAGCCAATCGACCACTTGCGCGGCGGTGGCGGTAGCGGGGGTTCGAGCAAGCGAGCGCTGCCGTAGCCGCCGCGGGCGTAGAGAATGCCCCGACATGTTGGGTCGCGGCACGCCCCCAGCAGGGCCTCGCGCCGCTGCGCGTCGCTCCCGGCTAGATAGCCCTGTTGGGCCTCCACGCTGCCATCCAGCCGGATGGCAAAACCGCGCTCTTGCCAAATCGCCACCCCTGCCTGCAGCGACTCGGGGTCGCGCAGGGCACCGCTGGGCGCAACGACGCGCAGCGTATCGCCCGGCTGCAAGGGATGGGGAAACCGGTAGCCCATGCTCGCTGAGGATGGCATGCGGGCCCAATTTCAGGCTTGGCTCAGCTCCAGGATGTTGCCATCCGGATCTTGGGCGAATAGAGCCGCCCGACCCGAAGCGCTGGCTTGCACGGGTGCGCCGGCTTGCTGCAAGCGGGCCTTGGCCGCCTCGAGATCGGCAACGCTCAAGGCAACGTGCGCGTTGCGGCCCCATTTTTCGGCGTTAGGGTGCTGCACGCTCGTGTTGGGATCTTCGATTAGGTGGAGCTGGAACTCCCCAATTTGATACCAGCGGCCGGGGAAGTTAAAGGGACGCTCGACTTGCGGCAAGCCCAAAACGTTGCTATAAAACTGCTCCGCTCGCTCGATGTCGGCGACGGTAAAGGCGGCATGGAGGCAACGGACGACCTGCATCGCTTGCTCCTTGCAGCGGGCTCGCTCGTGTCATTCTAGCCAGCCGCATTTTGCCCTGCCGCGCTGCCGGCCGGCGTCCGAGCTCAGCCCATCGCTGACGGCTGCATCCCCTCTGGGGCGGATAAGCTAGATTGTAGCGCTAGGGATGGCGCAGCGCCGAGCGCGCGCGCCGGCTCGCTAGCCCCCCGAGACAATACTGACGCGATTATGCTGGTTGCTCCCCCCGCAACGCCCTGGCTGCTGGCACTGGCCCTGCCGGATACGCTCTTTTCCACCCAGGGCATCATGGTAATGCTGCTGGTCGCCTACGCCGGGGCCATGTGGCTGTTTTTGACCAGCGCGCCCAAGGTTTACACCGTCATGGTCTCTGACCTGGAAGTCGCGCGCCAATTCTACGAAGGCATCCTCAACTTGAGCGCTGCTGAGGTGCCGCTGCACTACTACTACAACTACGAGCAAACGCTAGGGGCAGCCAGTATGGATCCCATGTACCTGTCGGCCAATCCCAGCGCGGCCGGCACCTCGGCCAGTCTGAGCGGTTCGGATGGCCTTTGGTACCAGCTTAGAAAGAACGTGCAACTGCACGTCATCTCAGGGGCCAACTTTGGCAACAAGAACCAGCACCGCCACGTTTGCTTTGATCGCGACTGCTTGGACCAAATCTTGATGCGGGTGCAAGCGCGCCGGCTCAAGTTCAAGGTCCGACAGGAAAAGCCGCTCAACTTTTTGGTCAAAGACCTCGACGAGCGCGTCATCGAGATGGCCGAGGTAGCCAACTAGCGCAGGGGCCGCGCACCGAAGCGACCCCCAGTACGCGGTTCAGTCCGATTGCGCGGGGTACTCAAAGGTCCAAGACACGCTAAAGGGGTTCCACCACGGCTCGACGCCCGTTTCATCATCGGTGTGGCGGAAAAAGCCCTGGCCTTGGTGCGGTACCAGGTGGTAAGTCAGGCAGTACTGGCCTGGCCCGTCCATGGCAACGTTGTTGGCGTAATGCGGCCCGTCTTGGGCTGTCATAGGCAGCATTCGGCCGGCGCGCGACCAGTCGCTGCCGACTTTTTCGATGGTGTAGAGGCAGCCCAGGTAGGGAATCCAAGCGCCTTGGGAAAAGCCTTGGGCATTATCGGCGGTGGCAGAGACATCGCACTCCAGGTGGATAGTGTCATCCCCACTCGGCGTGGAGGCTGAGGCGCCATCTCGGCGCCGGTCAGATAGGCCGCTTTGACGGTGATGCCGTTGCGGGTCACGGGCTCGCCAATGTCGGCTTCCGAGGCTCGGACGCTTCCGGGGGTCACCAGCAACGAGGCCAGTCCCAGGGTCCAAGCCAGCGTTCGAGCGACTTGCATGGGATTCCTCCTCACGACGCGATTGGCAACAGCACCAGACTAACTGAAACTGGATTGCAGTAACAG
This DNA window, taken from Cyanobacteria bacterium QS_8_64_29, encodes the following:
- a CDS encoding epimerase, with product MAPSRILLTGASGCIGHYLAEALIAQTNCELLLLVRDPAKLQLDCQARPGIRVLQGDLREIERWGPTLATVEVAILAATAWGGEAAFEINVTQTLRLLALLDPAVCQQVFYFSTASLLDYHHRLLPAAARWGTEYIRSKYACHQRLSESPWADHITVLFPTLVFGGDARKPRSYLTTGVADAAPWVALARWLRVEGSFHFIHARDIAQIVCQLLAQPPAAPGPRELVLGAPAVTANEAIATFCRYLGKRIYLRLPLPGWLIRLLVAVLPVQLSPWDRFCLRRRHFSHRNPTDPSHFGLRPYCPTLFEALRLSGVPTQAPGR
- a CDS encoding uroporphyrinogen decarboxylase; translation: MAEPDGEPLLLRAARAEPLERPPVWLMRQAGRYMRAYRELRDRYPDFRQRSEDPAIATEISLQPWRVFAPDGVILFSDILTPLPGIGIPFTIAEGQGPVVDPPIRTREQIQRLHALDPETSLPFIRQILQALRQEVGNRAAVLGFVGAPWTLAAYAIEGQTSKHYTHIKGMAFSQPELLHAFLAQLADAIAVYVRYQIESGAQLVQLFDSWAGTLSPADYEAFALPYQQRVVRQVKATHPQTPLILYVSGSAGVLDRLPRSGVDVVSLDWHVDMAEARARLGEVPVQGNLDPGVLFGSQATVRDRALETIRKAGTQGHIFNLGHGVLPGTPEENVACLFETAKQAHRSALRA
- a CDS encoding LD-carboxypeptidase — its product is MGYRFPHPLQPGDTLRVVAPSGALRDPESLQAGVAIWQERGFAIRLDGSVEAQQGYLAGSDAQRREALLGACRDPTCRGILYARGGYGSARLLEPPLPPPPRKWSIGFSDATSLLWQWARLGVVSLHGPLITTLASEPAWSIQRLFDCAAGRTPQSLQGDGWGGGRARGPLLPANLSVATHLLGTPLLPALQGAILAWEDVGEAPYRLDRLLTQWRLSGALQAVSGIALGRFSRCEPPPDRPSGDARAVLRDRLGDLGVPVVADLPFGHHGPNATLPVGPTVCLDGEAGVLHWEPW
- a CDS encoding glyoxalase, with the translated sequence MQVVRCLHAAFTVADIERAEQFYSNVLGLPQVERPFNFPGRWYQIGEFQLHLIEDPNTSVQHPNAEKWGRNAHVALSVADLEAAKARLQQAGAPVQASASGRAALFAQDPDGNILELSQA
- a CDS encoding glyoxalase-like domain protein, whose amino-acid sequence is MLVAPPATPWLLALALPDTLFSTQGIMVMLLVAYAGAMWLFLTSAPKVYTVMVSDLEVARQFYEGILNLSAAEVPLHYYYNYEQTLGAASMDPMYLSANPSAAGTSASLSGSDGLWYQLRKNVQLHVISGANFGNKNQHRHVCFDRDCLDQILMRVQARRLKFKVRQEKPLNFLVKDLDERVIEMAEVAN